Proteins encoded within one genomic window of Rhinolophus sinicus isolate RSC01 linkage group LG14, ASM3656204v1, whole genome shotgun sequence:
- the FAM110B gene encoding protein FAM110B produces the protein MPTETLQTGSMVKPVSPAGTFTSAVPLRILNKGPDYFRRQAEPNPKRLSAVERLEADKAKYVKSQEVINAKQEPVKPAVLAKPPVCPGAKRALGSPTLKVFGPNAKTESGVQRETLKLEILKNIINSSEGSSTGSGHKHSSRNWPPHRPDATDLHRHSFAESLKVYPTQGRGSPQESSSHVGRRLLEQTAESFLHVSHSSSDIRKVTSVKPLKAIPCSSSAPPLPPKPKVAAIAAMKSPEADPVEPACGVSRRPSLQRSKSDLSDRYFRVDADVERFFNYCGLDPEELENLGMENFARANSDIISLNFRSASMISSDCEQSQDSNSDLRNDDSANDRVPYGISAIERNARIIKWLYSIKQARESQKVSHV, from the coding sequence ATGCCCACGGAGACCCTGCAGACAGGTAGCATGGTGAAGCCGGTCAGCCCCGCCGGCACCTTCACCTCGGCGGTGCCCCTGCGCATCCTCAACAAAGGGCCCGACTACTTTCGCAGGCAGGCCGAGCCCAATCCCAAAAGACTCAGTGCAGTGGAGAGGCTCGAAGCCGACAAGGCCAAGTATGTCAAGAGTCAGGAGGTCATCAACGCCAAACAGGAGCCCGTGAAGCCGGCCGTGCTGGCCAAGCCCCCCGTGTGCCCCGGCGCCAAGCGCGCGCTGGGCAGCCCCACGCTCAAAGTGTTCGGGCCCAACGCCAAGACCGAGAGCGGAGTGCAGAGGGAGACCCTGAAGCTCGAGATCTTGAAGAACATCATCAACAGCTCGGAAGGCTCCAGCACGGGCTCCGGTCACAAGCACAGCTCTCGAAACTGGCCGCCGCACCGGCCAGATGCCACCGACCTGCACCGACACTCCTTCGCCGAGTCCCTGAAGGTCTACCCGACGCAGGGCCGCGGCAGCCCGCAGGAGAGCAGCTCCCACGTGGGCAGGAGGCTGCTGGAGCAGACGGCCGAGTCCTTCCTCCACGTCTCCCACAGCTCCTCGGACATCCGCAAAGTGACCAGCGTGAAGCCCTTAAAAGCGATCCCCTGCAGtagctctgcccctcccctgcctcccaaaCCCAAGGTCGCAGCCATCGCCGCCATGAAGTCCCCCGAAGCCGACCCTGTGGAACCAGCTTGTGGAGTCAGCCGGAGACCCTCCCTCCAGCGGTCAAAGTCAGACTTGAGTGACAGATATTTCCGGGTGGACGCAGACGTGGAGAGGTTCTTCAACTACTGTGGACTGGACCCCGAAGAGCTGGAAAACCTTGGAATGGAAAACTTTGCAAGGGCTAATTCTGACATCATATCCCTCAACTTCCGCAGCGCAAGCATGATCAGCTCAGACTGTGAACAGTCTCAGGACAGTAACAGTGACCTTAGAAATGATGACAGTGCCAATGACCGGGTGCCATACGGCATTTCTGCCATCGAAAGAAATGCTAGGATCATCAAATGGTTATATAGCATCAAACAAGCTAGAGAGTCACAGAAGGTCTCCCACGTGTAA